In one window of Nicotiana tabacum cultivar K326 chromosome 12, ASM71507v2, whole genome shotgun sequence DNA:
- the LOC142167121 gene encoding uncharacterized protein LOC142167121 codes for MRNILGLGGHKSVSFNDLCMFPHVHLPPGFKTPKFDKYDGHGDPVAHLKRYCNQLRGAGGKEELLVAYFGESLTGIASEWFIDQDISHWHVWNDMAQDFIQQFQYNIDIVPDRSSLINIKKKPTESFKEYAIKWRERAVRVKPPMNEAEMIDYFIQAQDPDYLHYMLAVIGKPFAEAIKIGEIVENSMKSGKIVSQAALKATTQAIQSGSSSFENWKKKEEGSMMASGFGGVQRGIDPSYVQFQQGLSNPPQHYYPPQGPRYLVPLQQYTVFNAQAYARPPNHQQWRAPIP; via the coding sequence ATGAGAAACATACTGGGTTTGGGGGGCCACAAAAGTGTTTCGTTTAACGATCTATGCATGTTTCCCCATGTTCATTTGCCACCCggcttcaagacccccaagtttgacaagtatgatgggcatggtgatcccgTTGCACATTTGAAGAGGTATTGTAACCAATTAAGGGGAGCGGGAGGCAAAGAAGAATTGCTtgtggcttattttggggaaagtttgaCAGGAATTGCTTCAGAGTGGTTCATAGATCAAGACATCTCTCACTGGCACGTTTggaatgacatggctcaagattttatCCAACAGTTTCAGTATAACATTGATATAGTGCCAGACCGCTCCTCTCTCATCAACATAAAAAAGAAACCAACAGAAAGCTTCAAagaatatgcaatcaagtggagaGAGCGGGCTGTTAGGGTCAAACCACCAATGAATGAGGCAGAAATGATTGACTATTTTATCCAAGCTCAGGATCCTGATTACCTCCATTACATGTTGGCCGTCATTGGTAAACCTTTCGCTGAGGCGATTAAGATTGGTGAAATAGTTGAGAATAGCATGAAGTCAGGCAAAATTGTGAGTCAGGCAGCCCTTAAAGCGACCACACAAGCAATTCAAAGCGGGTCAAGCAGTTTCGAAAATTGGAAAAAGAAGGAGGAAGGATCCATGATGGCATCTGGGTTCGGGGGAGTTCAAAGAGGAATAGATCCTTCTTACGTGCAATTCCAACAAGGACTATCCAACCCTCCCCAACATTATTATCCGCCTCAAGGTCCCCGATACTTAGTTCCCCTACAACAATACACAGTGTTTAATGCTCAGGCTTATGCTAGGCCTCCCAATCACCAACAATGGCGGGCACCGATTCCATAA
- the LOC107763836 gene encoding uncharacterized protein LOC107763836, whose protein sequence is MPRYVNPNSKGFDSNARCEYHSNTQGHSTENCWTLKKAIENLIEAKTIVVTNNEDTPNITNNPLPTHDNTYFIGMICDDRDYKQSGKTEMVVRTIGPEPKVIVSLPQLAPLIVKGASSSLNLACSEKTILYVPGSTKKVEVQLGGPKLYIPGGIQKIIPNNGLRNITESVMIRPVAQLPVTNTKVIPWNYNKTVMTYKGKDIVEKTGEMGGLTRSGRCYSPEELRKAKQARESHLPVKEPITEKEVEEFLKNMKMQDYSIIEKLRKTPAQISLLSLLLHSEEHRRVLIKTLNEAYVSEKTTVNQLEKMAGRFFDVNRITFSDDDLPEEGASHNRALHLMVKCEGHYVKGVMIDGGSSVDVCPLSTLQQLNIDTNRIRISNVSIRAFDGSKRDTIGEIELTMTIGPVDFNIAFQVLDMETSYNFLLGRPWIHMARAVPSTLHQMVKFECDGQEIIIHGEDDSSVYKDPSIPYIEAKEGCESIIYQAFEVIEVDQVEEGKPILHPRLSATSMIVASLMLRNGYEPGKGLGSSLQGIVNPIAPFSKKNTFGLGFKPTSADIDRVKARTKNGWNLSKPIPHIAYSFVKPQFEEVQNPSTQDDIDGVCQGLKEMFYEINMVQVFLQSTDWMCKNKIPSLARESGTFDLNTSHNQLWRNACRDIGSQDPSSHQLIKKQAYENIS, encoded by the coding sequence ATGCCGCGTTATGTGAATCcaaattcaaaaggttttgacTCAAATGCAAGATGTGAGTATCACTCTAACACCCAAGGGCATAGTACCGAAAACTGTTGGACATTAAAGAAAGCCATTGAAAATTTGATTGAAGCAAAGACAATTGTTGTAACAAACAATGAGGATACTCCTAATATCACAAACAATCCGCTCCCAACTCATgataatacatattttattgggatgatttgtgatgatcgGGATTATAAGCAGTCGGGCAAGACAGAGATGGTTGTTAGAACCATAGGGCCAGAACCAAAAGTGATAGTGAGCCTGCCGCAATTGGcaccgttgattgtgaaaggtgCGAGTTCTAGTTTGAACTTAGCATGTTCTGAAAAAACGATTCTCTATGTTCCTGGAAGCACAAAAAAGGTTGAGGTTCAATTAGGTGGGCCAAAACTTTACATCCCCGGGGGCATTCAAAAGATCATTCCGAATaatggtttgaggaatataaCAGAGTCAGTCATGATCCGACCTGTTGCCCAACTCCCAGTGACAAACACAAAAGTTATTCCCTGGAATTATAACAAGACAGtcatgacatacaaaggaaaagatATAGTTGAAAAAACAGGTGAAATGGGGGGCTTGACCCGCTCTGGAAGGTGTTATTCACCAGAGGAATTGAGAAAAGCTAAGCAAGCCAGGGAAAGTCACTTGCCAGTGAAAGAACCCATTACAGAAAAAGAAGTGGAGGAATTCCTTAAGAATATGAAAATGCAAGACTACTCAATCATTGAAAAACTAAGGAaaactcctgctcagatatctttGTTATCTCTGCTTTTGCATTCAGAAGAGCATCGTCGTGTATTGATCAAAACTCTGAACGAGGCATATGTCTCAGAAAAGACAACGGTGAATCAGCTAGAAAAAATGGCTGGAAGATTCTTTGACGTAAATAGAATTACTTTCAGCGATGATGATTTGCCTGAGGAAGGGGCTAGCCACAATAGAGCTTTGCATCTTATGGTCAAATGTGAAGGGCACTACGTAAAAGGAGTCATGATTGACGGAGGCTCAAGTGTAGATGTGTGTCCTCTTTCTACTCTACAACAGCTGaacattgacactaacagaattcgAATCAGTAATGTTAGCATCAGAGCTTTTGATGGTTCAAAAAGagacactattggggaaatcgaaCTCACCATGACAATCGGCCCGGTTGATTTTAACATTGCCTTTCAAGTGTTAGAtatggaaacttcctataattttcttttgggaaggccgtggatccatatGGCCAGAGCTGTACCATCCACcctacatcaaatggtcaaattcgagtgtgaCGGGCAAGAAATTATTATTCATGGGGAGGACGACTCATCCGTCTATAAAGACCCGTCCATTCCATATATcgaggccaaggaaggatgtgaATCCATCATATATCAAGCATTTGAGGTGATTGAGGTGGACCAAGTGGAAGAAGGAAAACCAATTCTGCATCCCCGTCTTTCAGCCACATCTATGATAGTAGCTTCGCTAATGTTGAGGAATGGCTATGAACCAGGAAAAGGATTGGGATCCTCTCTACAAGGAATTGTGAACCCTATTGCTCCATTTTCGAAGAAAAATACCTTTGGCTTGGGCTTTAAACCAACATCAGCTGACATAGACAGAGTCAAGGCCCGTACAAAGAATGGTTGGAATCTGTCCAAACCAATCCCTCACATTGCCtactcttttgtcaagccacaatttgaagaagtccaaaatccttctacTCAGGATGACATTGACGGAGTTTGCCAGGGTCTCAAGGAGATGTTCTA